A DNA window from Camelina sativa cultivar DH55 chromosome 17, Cs, whole genome shotgun sequence contains the following coding sequences:
- the LOC104754556 gene encoding auxin-responsive protein IAA3, with the protein MDEFINLKETELRLGLPGTENVCEEKETVSCCNNSNKRALPSGSENETESSTRKTETSPPRKAQIVGWPPVRSYRIKNNIQTKKNETDHEVQGSYVKVSMDGAPYLRKIDPSCYKGYSELLKALEVMFKFSVGEYFEREGYKGSDFVPTYEDKDGDWMLVGDVPWEMFLCTCKRLRIMKGSEAKGLGCGV; encoded by the exons ATGGATGAGTTTATTAACCTCAAGGAAACTGAGCTGAGGCTTGGATTACCAGGAACAGAGAATGTATGTGAAGAAAAAGAGACAGTTTCTTGCTGTAATAACAGCAACAAGAGAGCATTACCAAGTGGTTCCGAGAATGAAACTGAATCATCAACGAGGAAAACCGAAACATCTCCTCCTCGAAA GGCTCAGATTGTTGGATGGCCACCAGTTAGATCTTACAGGATCAAGAACAACATTCAGACAAAGAAGAATGAAACTGATCATGAGGTTCAAGGAAGCTATGTGAAAGTAAGTATGGATGGTGCACCATACTTGAGGAAAATAGATCCGAGTTGTTACAAAGGATACTCTGAATTGCTCAAAGCTTTAGAAGTGATGTTCAAATTCTCTGTGGGAGAGTATTTTGAGAGAGAAGGATATAAAGGTTCAGACTTTGTGCCCACTTATGAAGACAAAGATGGTGACTGGATGCTCGTTGGAGATGTTCCATGGGA GATGTTTTTGTGTACTTGCAAGAGACTAAGGATCATGAAAGGATCAGAAGCTAAAGGTTTAGGCTGCGGTGTATGA